One segment of Arthrobacter sp. MMS18-M83 DNA contains the following:
- the rplJ gene encoding 50S ribosomal protein L10 codes for MATPSKISAVAEITNDFKESNAAVLTEYRGLSVAQLKQLRVSLGLDTKFSVVKNTLTAIAAKEAGVEAFDGQLAGPTAIAFIKGDAVAAAKSLTDFAKVNKQLVIKTGYFEGKALNAAEVAALAALESRELQLAKVAGILKAPAAAAARIIDALRLKLEEEGGAVAPAAEEAPAAEEAPAEAAAEEAAAPAEAAEAATEEN; via the coding sequence ATGGCAACGCCTAGCAAGATCTCTGCAGTAGCTGAGATCACCAACGATTTCAAGGAATCGAACGCCGCTGTCCTGACCGAATACCGCGGGCTCTCTGTTGCACAGCTCAAGCAGCTGCGTGTTTCTCTCGGCCTGGACACCAAGTTCTCGGTCGTCAAGAACACCCTGACCGCCATTGCAGCCAAGGAAGCTGGTGTCGAAGCATTCGACGGTCAGCTTGCCGGCCCCACTGCAATTGCATTCATCAAGGGTGACGCGGTTGCTGCCGCCAAGAGCCTGACGGACTTTGCCAAGGTCAACAAGCAGCTTGTCATCAAGACCGGCTACTTCGAAGGCAAGGCACTGAACGCAGCAGAGGTTGCCGCACTGGCAGCCCTCGAGTCCCGTGAGCTGCAGCTCGCCAAGGTTGCAGGCATCCTCAAGGCACCTGCTGCCGCTGCTGCACGCATCATTGACGCTCTGCGCCTCAAGCTTGAAGAAGAGGGCGGCGCTGTTGCACCGGCCGCTGAAGAAGCACCGGCTGCCGAAGAGGCTCCCGCCGAGGCTGCTGCAGAAGAGGCTGCCGCTCCGGCTGAAGCCGCTGAAGCAGCAACCGAAGAGAACTAA
- the rplL gene encoding 50S ribosomal protein L7/L12 has translation MAKLSNEELIEAFKELTIIELSEFVKLFEETFEVTAAAVAVAGPAAGGAGEEVEEKTEFDVILEAAGEKKIAVIKEVRAITSLGLKEAKDLVDGAPKAVLEGATKEAAEKAKDQLEAAGARVTVK, from the coding sequence ATGGCGAAGCTCAGCAACGAAGAGCTCATTGAAGCTTTCAAGGAACTGACCATCATCGAGCTCTCCGAGTTCGTCAAGCTCTTCGAAGAGACCTTCGAAGTTACTGCTGCTGCTGTTGCAGTTGCAGGCCCGGCTGCGGGCGGCGCTGGCGAAGAAGTTGAAGAGAAGACCGAATTTGATGTCATCCTCGAAGCTGCCGGCGAAAAGAAGATCGCAGTGATCAAGGAAGTTCGCGCCATCACCTCCCTCGGCCTCAAGGAAGCCAAGGACCTGGTTGACGGTGCACCGAAGGCTGTCCTCGAAGGCGCCACCAAGGAAGCCGCAGAGAAGGCCAAGGATCAGCTCGAAGCTGCAGGCGCCAGGGTTACTGTCAAGTAA
- a CDS encoding aminoacyl-tRNA deacylase has product MRGTERFLADAAARGLEVQLVERAAAASLEEAARIMGITPSDIVKSLVVKHRDGTFLFALVPGDRQISWPKLRALLGVNKLSMPSADIAFEATGYERGTITPLGSSKPWPVYADASIAGRRVSLGAGEHGFSAFVKADELAAALQAVVADISDPI; this is encoded by the coding sequence ATGCGGGGCACTGAGCGATTCCTGGCCGACGCAGCCGCCCGCGGACTGGAGGTCCAGCTCGTGGAACGGGCGGCGGCCGCAAGTCTTGAGGAAGCGGCCCGCATCATGGGGATCACGCCGTCGGACATTGTGAAGTCCCTTGTGGTCAAACACCGGGACGGCACGTTCCTGTTCGCGCTGGTTCCTGGCGACCGCCAGATCTCTTGGCCAAAACTGCGCGCACTCCTCGGCGTCAACAAGCTGTCCATGCCCTCCGCCGATATTGCCTTCGAGGCCACCGGCTATGAGCGAGGCACCATCACTCCGTTGGGAAGCTCAAAGCCTTGGCCGGTCTATGCTGACGCCAGCATCGCGGGACGGCGGGTATCCCTGGGTGCCGGCGAACACGGATTCAGCGCTTTCGTGAAGGCCGACGAACTCGCTGCCGCGTTGCAGGCCGTGGTGGCCGACATCAGCGACCCCATATAA
- a CDS encoding acetyl-CoA C-acetyltransferase produces the protein MSTPSDKRDNNDVVILSATRTPQGRLNGQLAGLTAVELGAHAISGAIAASGLTADKVDAVIMGQVLQAGAGQNPARQSAIAAGIGWNIPAVTINKVCLSGLTAVIDAARMIRSGDATVVVAGGQESMSRAPHLLPGSRQGWSYGAIQALDVAAHDGLTDAFDGQSMGLSTEIRNLSLGIDRRSQDEVAAASHQRAAAAAEQGVFSGEITPIRIKQRKGEPLVLTSDEGVRPQTTLETLAPLKGAFATDGTITAGNSSPLSDGASALVLTSRRFAEENGLEYLAVLGKPGQVAGPDNSLHSQPSNAIRQALDRAGWTTADLDFIEINEAFGSVAVQSLKDLDYPLEKCNIHGGAIAIGHPIGASGARLALHAAHELKRRGKGKAAVALCGGGGQGEALLLYRD, from the coding sequence ATGAGCACCCCTTCAGACAAAAGGGACAACAACGACGTTGTCATCCTTTCCGCCACCCGCACCCCACAGGGCAGGTTGAACGGTCAACTGGCTGGACTCACCGCCGTCGAGCTCGGTGCGCACGCCATTTCAGGCGCCATCGCGGCGAGCGGACTCACGGCGGACAAAGTGGACGCAGTGATCATGGGACAGGTCCTGCAAGCGGGAGCCGGTCAAAATCCTGCCCGGCAGAGTGCCATAGCTGCCGGCATCGGATGGAACATCCCGGCCGTCACCATCAACAAGGTCTGTCTTTCCGGACTGACTGCCGTGATCGATGCCGCGCGAATGATCCGTAGCGGCGATGCCACCGTTGTAGTGGCTGGCGGTCAGGAATCAATGAGCCGCGCTCCCCATTTGCTGCCAGGCTCACGGCAGGGGTGGAGCTACGGGGCAATCCAGGCTCTCGACGTTGCGGCACATGACGGCCTCACGGACGCCTTTGATGGCCAGTCGATGGGCTTGTCCACCGAGATCAGGAACCTGTCGCTGGGCATCGACCGCCGCTCCCAGGATGAAGTGGCCGCTGCTTCGCACCAGCGTGCCGCCGCAGCCGCAGAGCAAGGAGTGTTCTCCGGCGAGATCACACCCATCAGGATCAAACAGCGCAAGGGCGAACCCCTGGTGTTGACAAGCGACGAAGGCGTCCGCCCCCAGACCACTCTCGAGACCTTGGCCCCCTTGAAGGGCGCCTTCGCCACCGACGGAACCATCACGGCGGGCAACTCGTCTCCCCTGTCCGACGGCGCCTCCGCACTTGTGCTCACCAGCCGCCGCTTTGCCGAGGAGAACGGCCTCGAGTATCTTGCCGTCCTCGGCAAGCCCGGGCAAGTGGCCGGGCCTGACAACAGCCTGCATTCGCAGCCGTCCAACGCCATCCGGCAGGCTTTGGACCGCGCCGGATGGACAACTGCCGATCTGGACTTCATCGAGATCAACGAAGCCTTCGGCTCGGTTGCGGTGCAGTCCTTGAAGGACTTGGACTATCCCTTGGAAAAGTGCAATATCCATGGCGGGGCAATCGCTATTGGACATCCGATCGGGGCCTCCGGGGCCCGGCTTGCCCTGCATGCGGCCCACGAGCTGAAGCGCCGCGGCAAGGGCAAGGCGGCAGTCGCCTTGTGTGGCGGCGGCGGTCAAGGCGAAGCACTGCTCCTGTACCGCGACTAG
- the rpoB gene encoding DNA-directed RNA polymerase subunit beta codes for MVASSTSNNETANTASTDGATRRLSFAKIHEPLDVPNLLALQTDSFDWLVGNERWQARVAKAVEEGDLSVATTSGLADIFEEISPIEDFQATMSLSFSEPEFADPKYTMAECKDRDATYSAPLYVKAEFMNNNTGEIKQQTVFMGDFPLMTEKGTFVVNGTERVVVSQLVRSPGAYFERTADKTSDKDIFTAKIIPSRGAWFELEIDKRDQVGVRLDRKRKQSVTVLLKALGWTEGQILEEFGQYDSMRATLEKDATETREDALLDIYRKLRPGEPPTVEAAQSLLDNLYFNAKRYDLAKVGRYKINRKLGIDRSLGDKEASVLHVEDIVAMIKFLVALHAGEKTLMGKRDGADHELRVEIDDIDHFGNRRIRAVGELIENQVRTGLSRMERVVRERMTTQDVEAITPQTLINIRPVVAAIKEFFGTSQLSQFMDQNNPLSGLTHKRRLSALGPGGLSRDRAGMEVRDVHPSHYGRMCPIETPEGPNIGLIGSLASYGRINPFGFIETPYRLVSEGVVSDEVQYLTADDEAEVLIAQANAPLDADKKFAEETVLVRARGGGGEPVLVPAGEVQFMDVSPRQMVSVATALIPFLEHDDANRALMGANMQRQAVPLVRSEAPFVGTGMERAAAVDAGDVVIAKKAGVVNEVSADLVTMLNDDGTETSYRINKFARSNQGNCYNHRVLVNEGQRLEVGGIIADGPATDQGELALGKNLLVAFMSWEGHNFEDAIILSQRIVAEDVLSSIHIEEHEIDARDTKLGAEEITRDIPNVSEEVLAGLDERGIIHIGAEVEAGDILVGKVTPKGETELTPEERLLRAIFGEKSREVRDTSLKVPHGESGTVIGVRVFDRDNDDELPPGVNQLVRVYVAAKRKITDGDKLAGRHGNKGVISKILPIEDMPFLADGTPVDIVLNPLGVPGRMNVGQVLETHLGWVAKTGWKIEGEPEWVKNLPNLPRESGQTTVATPVFDGAREEEITGLLDSTNVTRDGDRLIDSSGKTRLFDGRSGEPFPDPVSVGYMYILKLHHLVDDKIHARSTGPYSMITQQPLGGKAQFGGQRFGEMEVWALEAYGAAYTLQELLTIKSDDIHGRVKVYEAIVKGENIPEPGVPESFKVLIKEMQSLCLNVEVLSTDGTTIEMRDSDDAVFTAAEELGIDLSRAEPSSVEEV; via the coding sequence TTGGTCGCCTCGAGCACCTCTAATAACGAAACCGCTAATACGGCAAGCACCGATGGTGCAACTCGCCGGCTCTCATTCGCAAAGATTCACGAACCGCTGGACGTTCCGAATCTACTCGCACTGCAGACAGACAGCTTTGACTGGCTGGTCGGAAACGAACGCTGGCAGGCGCGGGTAGCGAAGGCTGTCGAGGAAGGCGACCTGAGCGTCGCCACCACCTCTGGACTTGCCGACATCTTCGAAGAGATCTCCCCCATCGAGGACTTCCAGGCCACTATGTCCCTGAGCTTCTCCGAGCCGGAGTTCGCTGATCCGAAGTACACCATGGCCGAATGCAAAGACCGTGACGCCACTTACTCGGCACCGCTGTATGTCAAGGCCGAGTTCATGAACAACAACACGGGTGAAATCAAGCAGCAGACCGTGTTCATGGGCGACTTCCCTCTCATGACGGAGAAGGGAACGTTCGTTGTCAACGGCACCGAGCGTGTCGTCGTCTCCCAGCTGGTTCGTTCGCCGGGCGCCTACTTTGAGCGCACCGCTGACAAGACCAGTGACAAGGACATCTTCACTGCAAAGATCATCCCGTCCCGCGGTGCATGGTTCGAGCTCGAAATCGACAAGCGCGACCAGGTCGGCGTACGCCTCGACCGCAAGCGCAAGCAGTCGGTCACCGTTCTGCTGAAGGCCCTTGGTTGGACCGAAGGCCAGATCCTGGAAGAGTTCGGCCAGTACGACTCCATGCGTGCAACGCTGGAGAAGGACGCCACGGAAACCCGCGAAGACGCTCTTTTGGACATCTACCGCAAGCTGCGTCCGGGCGAGCCGCCCACCGTCGAGGCTGCCCAGTCGCTGCTGGACAACCTGTACTTCAACGCCAAGCGCTACGATCTGGCCAAGGTTGGCCGTTACAAGATCAACCGCAAGCTCGGCATCGACCGCTCCCTCGGCGACAAGGAAGCTTCGGTCCTGCACGTTGAAGACATCGTCGCCATGATCAAGTTCCTGGTCGCGCTTCACGCCGGCGAGAAGACCCTCATGGGCAAGCGCGATGGTGCAGACCACGAGCTCCGCGTCGAGATCGATGACATCGACCACTTCGGTAACCGCCGCATCCGCGCCGTTGGCGAATTGATCGAAAACCAGGTCCGCACCGGCCTGTCCCGCATGGAGCGTGTCGTCCGCGAACGCATGACCACGCAGGACGTCGAAGCCATTACGCCGCAGACCCTGATCAACATCCGCCCCGTGGTGGCAGCAATCAAGGAGTTCTTCGGAACGTCCCAGCTGTCCCAGTTCATGGACCAGAACAACCCCTTGTCGGGTCTGACCCACAAGCGCCGCCTGTCGGCCCTTGGCCCGGGTGGTCTGTCGCGTGACCGCGCCGGCATGGAAGTTCGAGACGTTCACCCGTCCCACTACGGACGTATGTGCCCCATCGAAACTCCTGAAGGCCCGAACATTGGTTTGATCGGTTCGTTGGCTTCCTACGGCCGCATCAACCCGTTCGGTTTCATCGAGACTCCGTACCGCCTGGTTTCCGAGGGCGTCGTTTCCGATGAGGTCCAGTACCTCACCGCCGACGACGAAGCCGAAGTCCTGATCGCACAGGCCAACGCGCCGCTGGATGCCGACAAGAAGTTCGCGGAAGAAACCGTGCTTGTCCGTGCCCGTGGTGGTGGAGGCGAGCCCGTTCTGGTTCCGGCTGGCGAAGTTCAGTTCATGGACGTCTCCCCGCGCCAGATGGTGTCCGTAGCTACCGCACTGATTCCGTTCCTCGAGCATGACGATGCAAACCGCGCACTCATGGGTGCCAACATGCAGCGCCAGGCTGTGCCGCTGGTCCGGTCCGAGGCTCCGTTCGTGGGTACCGGCATGGAGCGCGCTGCCGCCGTCGACGCCGGTGACGTTGTCATCGCGAAGAAGGCTGGTGTCGTCAATGAAGTTTCCGCTGACCTCGTCACCATGCTTAACGACGACGGCACGGAAACCAGCTACCGCATCAACAAGTTCGCCCGCTCCAACCAGGGCAACTGCTACAACCACCGTGTCCTGGTCAACGAAGGCCAGCGCCTCGAAGTCGGCGGCATCATCGCTGACGGCCCGGCAACGGATCAGGGTGAACTCGCCCTCGGTAAGAACCTCCTCGTGGCATTCATGTCATGGGAAGGCCACAACTTCGAGGACGCCATCATCCTGTCGCAGCGCATCGTCGCTGAGGATGTCCTTTCCTCCATCCACATCGAGGAGCACGAGATCGATGCCCGCGACACCAAGCTTGGTGCTGAGGAAATCACCCGTGACATCCCCAACGTGTCCGAGGAAGTCCTCGCAGGACTGGACGAGCGTGGCATCATCCACATCGGTGCCGAGGTTGAAGCCGGCGACATCCTGGTAGGTAAGGTCACCCCGAAGGGTGAAACCGAACTGACCCCGGAAGAGCGCTTGCTCCGTGCGATCTTCGGCGAGAAGTCCCGCGAAGTGCGTGACACCTCCCTGAAGGTTCCCCACGGCGAGTCCGGCACGGTCATCGGCGTGCGCGTCTTCGACCGCGACAACGACGACGAGCTGCCCCCGGGCGTCAACCAACTCGTCCGCGTCTACGTTGCTGCCAAGCGTAAGATCACCGACGGCGACAAGCTCGCTGGCCGCCACGGTAACAAGGGCGTCATCTCCAAGATCCTCCCGATCGAAGACATGCCGTTCCTTGCTGACGGTACCCCTGTGGACATCGTCCTGAACCCCCTGGGTGTTCCGGGCCGTATGAACGTCGGCCAGGTGCTCGAAACGCACCTCGGTTGGGTTGCCAAGACCGGTTGGAAGATCGAAGGCGAGCCGGAGTGGGTCAAGAACCTTCCGAACCTGCCTCGTGAATCCGGCCAGACCACTGTCGCCACCCCGGTGTTCGACGGTGCACGCGAAGAGGAAATCACAGGTCTGCTGGATTCCACCAACGTGACCCGTGACGGCGACCGCCTGATCGACTCCTCCGGCAAGACCCGTTTGTTCGACGGCCGCTCCGGCGAGCCGTTCCCGGACCCGGTCTCCGTGGGCTACATGTACATCCTGAAGCTCCACCACTTGGTGGACGACAAGATCCACGCGCGCTCCACCGGCCCGTACTCCATGATCACGCAGCAGCCGCTGGGTGGTAAGGCACAGTTCGGTGGCCAGCGCTTCGGTGAAATGGAAGTGTGGGCGCTCGAAGCATACGGCGCTGCCTACACCCTCCAGGAACTGCTGACGATCAAGTCGGATGACATCCACGGCCGCGTGAAGGTTTACGAAGCCATCGTCAAGGGCGAGAACATCCCCGAGCCTGGCGTTCCGGAATCCTTCAAGGTCTTGATCAAGGAAATGCAGTCGCTGTGCCTGAACGTGGAAGTTCTTTCCACGGATGGTACGACGATCGAAATGCGTGACTCTGATGACGCAGTCTTTACGGCTGCGGAAGAACTGGGCATTGATCTGTCTCGCGCAGAGCCCAGCTCCGTAGAAGAGGTCTAA